The genomic DNA ATCTGCGCCGTTTGGTGTACCACACGATAAATAAAAAGCCCAGCATCGTCCATGCCGATTCATAGAAAAAGGTGGGATGCACCGGTATGTCGCTCATCTGTAATACCTGATCGGGCGTAAAGCCCGGTAGCAAATCGGGGTGCATGTGAAAATAATTGTCTATAACCGGGCTGACCATGCGCCACGGACCTTCATAATAGCCGCCAAACGCCTCAATGTTGACAAAATTGCCCCAGCGCCCGATTGACTGCCCTAATAACAAACCGCCCAGCGAGGCATCCAGTGCCCGCACCACCGGAAGCTTCCAGCGGCGGCACAGCAGATAACCGCAGAGAATTGCCGCGATAATGCCGCCGTAAAAAGCGATGCCGCCCTTCCATATCTGAATAATCTCTTCGGGGTGCAGCTTATAATAATCCCACGAAAAAGCAACATAGTAGGCCCTCGCACCCAGCATGCCCGCGATGATTGCATAAAGAAAAACGTCGCTGAGCTTCTCTTTGTCAACACCGAACTGAGCGGCGCGCCAGGTGGCGTAAATGACGCCGAGTGCGATGCCAGTCACCACAATGATGCCGTACCAGTAAATAGTGAACGGCCCGATAAAGACCGCTACCCGTGAGATGGAAAAATCCAAACCTAAACCGGGAAACGCCAACTTTGCAGCGGTATCAGCACTGGCCAAATGGATAAATGAATCCATGTTTGTCCCCTCTTTTCTGTCTAATCCCGTACTACCGAGAGCGCGCAGCGCGCAGGGTCAAAATTCTCACGCAGAAAAGCCTGCGCGTCATTCAAAGTCAATTCGTCGATCAGCTCCAACGGTTCATAGGCGCTAAAGTCCGCGAGAGACGCCAGCACCATCATACCCGCCATCGCCTCAACCGAGCTATAAACGCCGGCATAGCGGCCGTAGGCGGCGCGGCGCGCACGTTCAAAAGCTTCGGCCGAAATGCCATTTTGCTGTAACTCTTCCACACCTTTTAAAATACGCGCAAATACCTCGTCGGGGTTTCTTGATTCGCCAGAGAAAATGTTCACAAGATAATTGGGACCCGCCATCACCTCGGAGCCAAAGCTAGCATTAATCAGCCCCTCGTCGTAAAGTGTACGGTAAAGCTCGGTCGACTCACCCACGGCCAGATCGCAAACAATCTCACCGGTCACCTGCGCGAGAATATTCTCGCGGTAGCTTTTCGGGGTACCCTTAAAGCCAATTTGGAACAACGGAGTCGCAACCTCAAGCTTTTGTTCGACCCGACGCTCACGCACCGACTGGGGTTCGTCAACTTCGCGCGTGCGAACCGTCACCGGTGCGGCAGGCAATAAAATTTTATCACAGGCCTTAATCACCGTGTCAATGTCGAAGTTGCCGGCGACCGACAGCACCATATTGTTCAGGTTATAAAACGCGTTGTAGCAACGATAAAGCAGTTCGGCGGTAATCTCAGAAATCGACTCCACCGTTCCTGCGATATCCACTCGAATCGGATGGTTATGATACAGCGCCCCGAGCAGGTTAAAATATACGCGCCAGTCGGGATCGTCGTCGTACATTCTGATCTCTTGCCCGATGATACCCTGTTCCTTCTGTACCGTTTTTTCAGTGAAATAGGGCTTTGTAACAAGATTCAATAGAATTTCAATCGACTGGTCAAAATTATCGGTGCAGCCAAAAAGATAGGCCGTACGATCAAACGAAGTGTAGGCGTTGGCAGAAGCACCGGTTTTGGCATACTGCTCAAAGGCATCCCCCTCTTCGCTTTCAAAGAGCTTATGCTCTAAAAAGTGCGCGATGCCATTGGGCACAGTGGTGTATTCTTCGTCGCCGATTGCAAACGAATCATCTATCGAACCACAGCGAGTGGCAAACAGCGCATGTGCGCCTGAAAAGCCCTCCATCGGGCAAAGCATCAGCGTCAGACCACTGGGGTGGACGATGCGGGTATAGCTCTCCTCCAAACGGCGGCAAGCAACAGTTTCACTAAGCATCTACCGATTCCTCCTTTGAAGTGAGCAGATAAATCGCATCAAGCCGAATTTTTTTGGCAGCCTCAATCACCTGCTCTCGGGTTACGGCATCAATCGCACGCATCTCCTCTTCAGGCGTGGCAACTTCATCTGATAAAATGCGGGAGATATACCATTCCTCCAAAGTGCCGGGATAATCCGACACGGCGCGCAGGCTGTTTTTAATCTGAAGGCGGGTATTTTCAAGTGTTTCATCATCAAAATTGCCGTTTCTAATCTCATCAAGCTGCACAAGTATTTCTTTTTTAGCACTTTCAATGTTTTCTTTTTCCACGCCGCAATCCACGAACATGACGGCCGAGCTACGATCATAGCGTGCCGCACAATAATAGCAAAGCGACAATTTCTCTCGTACGTTCAAAAACAACTTCGAAGACGGCGTGCCGCCATAAAGCGCCGTCATCAGGCGCATGGCAGACTGCTCGGCCATATTACCGCGTTTATCACTGCGGAAGCCCAGCACCATCTTGGACTGTGCCACATCGAGGTATTCCACCTTTTTAAGCGTCTCTTCACCCGCAGGGCAAATTTTCGCGTCTGTAAAGGGTTGCGGCGCTCTTGTCATACCAGCAAAGGCCTTTTTCATGACCTCTGAAGCAGCCGAAGGGTCGCCCGAACCGACAAACATAATCTCAACGGCGGCGGTATCCAAAAGCCTGCGGTAAGCTTCAGCCGCGTCTTTTGGGGTAAGTTTTTGGGCCTGCTCCACCGTGCCATATTTTTGCAGTGCTGCGGAATCATTGCGGCCCATGAGCATCCGGCACTGGGAGAGTGCATAGCTGCGCTTGTCGTTTATCAGGCTCTCTATCGTATCAATCAAATTCTGACGCTCTAGGAAAAATTCCTTTCGGTCAAAAACGCCGTCTTCAATCAACGGCTCCATCAGCAGCTCGCGCAGCAGCGTGGCCGCCTGCTGCACCAGCGCTTCCCCGCCGAGAGTAAAACGGTCATCAAGCATTTTTATGCCCAGTGTAATAATCTGGTTACCCCCGCTTTTACTGACGTCGGCAGCAAGCGAGGCGCCATACATCGCGTCAAGACGGCGGTTGAGCTGAGTAAAATCTTTGCAACTTTGGCTGCCCTTGCGCAGGAGAAACGGTAATATGGCATTGCAGCTCACCGTCTGCGCGTCAAGCGGCACAATCAGGTTAATTGAAATCCGGTTATGCTTAAATTTAGGATCGCTTAACACTGACAGGTTAACGCCGCGCGAGAGCGCGGTACGAATCAGATTTGTCGTCATCAATACCTCTCCAACCTTTTCATGTCTTATTTCATAAATTTTCATTTTGTCATTGTATCACAGATTTATGAACATTTCCAGCATTATACTAAACACTAGCTAAAGCGCGAATGGATTTGCGCAAACAGTTTTTGAGTCTGTCAAGGCAGACGGGCTACCGCCCTGCAAGGAGGATAACAAAGACAGGCGCAAAATTAAACGCAAAGGCATCGTGGTTTTTAGGCAGTATTTTGTATTAGTCTGCACCAAAATCCGCTTTAGAATGCACGGACAAAAGCCGCCCCGCAAAATGATGATAAAAATCATTCTGCAGCGCGGCTTTTTAATCGGCTTTAAGCGCGTGGTGGGACGTCGTCGTTCGACGAAGCCTCTTCGCCAAGCAAAGACTCTGTGATAGTGTCGTCAGACGTTGTAACATCAGTCTTATCGATAACAGCTACTTCGTCCGCTTTATCGTTTCCAGCGGCAGGAGCGGCTGTGTTCTTTTTAACAGAAGTCATTTCACCCGTGGACATCAGGCTTTCAAAATCCTCTGCGTCGATCTTCTCGCAGCGAATGAGCGTTTCTGCAATCAGCACCAGCTGATCCATATGCTCAACGAGATTTTTCTTTGCCAGTTCAAAGCCCTCTTCAACCAAATTGCGAATCTCGTTATCAATTTCAGAGGCAACCTCTTCGGAATAGTTGCGGGACTGGTTGAAATCACGCCCTAAGAACACTTCACTCTGGTCATGACCGTAAACAACCGGCCCAAGCTTTTCAGAAAATCCGTAGCGAGTAACCATTGCGCGGGCGATGGCGGTAGCGCGTTCAATATCATTGGAAGCACCGGTCGATATATCGTCGAGTACCAGTGCCTCAGCCACACGACCACCCAGCAGGGTGATGATATTCTCCTTCATCTCCTTACGGGTATGGTAGCTCTTGTCCTCAGTGGGCAGGCTCATGGTAAAGCCGCCCGCCATACCGCGAGGAATGATCGACACCTGATGCACCTTGTCGGCGGTATCCATATAATAAGTGACCACCGCGTGACCCGCCTCGTGATAAGCGGTAAGTCTCTTATCCTTTTCGGTGATGAGACGCGACTTCTTCTCGGGGCCTGCAATAACCTTGATGGTTGCTTCCTCGACGGTTTCCATCGTGATAGCCTTCAGGTTCTTTCTGGCAGCCAACAGAGCCGCCTCGTTGAGAACATTCTCAAGGTCAGCGCCGGTGAAGCCAGCGGTGGTGGAAGCAATGGTCTTCAGGTTAACATCGGGGCCTAGCGGTTTATTTTTAGAATGAACCTTCAAGATTTCTTCGCGGCCCTTTATATCGGGATAACCCACAACAATCTGACGGTCAAAGCGACCCGGGCGCAGCAGTGCTGGATCAAGGATATCCCGGCGGTTGGTCGCAGCAACGACAATGACACCGGTATTGGAGCCGAAGCCGTCCATCTCGACCAGCAGCTGGTTTAAGGTTTGTTCACGCTCGTCATGACCGCCGCCCAAACCTGCGCCACGCTGGCGACCAACAGCGTCGATCTCGTCGATGAAGATGATGGCAGGGGCGTTCTTTTTTGCCTGCTCAAACAGGTCGCGAACACGCGAAGCGCCGACGCCGACAAACATCTCAACAAAGTCGGAACCGGAAATTGAAAAGAACGGCGCGCCCGCCTCACCCGCAACAGCACGAGCCAGCAGGGTTTTACCAGTTCCGGGAGGGCCAACAAGCAGCACACCCTTGGGAATGCGCGCGCCGAGCGTATTAAACCGCTCCGGCGATTTTAAGAACTCGACCACCTCGACCAGTTCAGCTTTTTCTTCGTCCGCACCGGCGACATCGGCGAAGGTAACGCGGCGACCCTGGTCGGGAGTGCGCGCCTTAGCCTTGCCAAAGCCCGAGATATTGCCGCCTCCGCGCGATTGCTTAATGGTGAACCACCACAACGCGCCCATGGCGAGAATAAGCAGCAGTGTCGGCAGGTACGAAACCCAGAACGGCATCGTCGCAATCGGTATTAGTTCATGGGGTATTCTATCGCTGGGATTCTCACGGTTATATTCCTCAACCTTTTCCTGCACCGTGTTGATGAACAAATTGGTGTTGGGCACTGTATAGATTTTCTCTTCGGTTTCGCCCTTCAATTTGAATTTGAGTTCGCCGGTACCGAGGTCAAAGGTATATTCCTGAACTTTATTGTCGTCAAAAAACGCGACAATTTCGGAATATTTATAGGGGCTCTCTTTGTTGCTCAGACCGAACGTACTGCTGGCAATAAGCACAAGCGCAATCAGCACGGCAACATAAATAATAATGCCACGGTTATTTTTAGGGTTGAAGCTGTTGCGCGGGTTCTGCCCCGGGCCCTGATTGGGGTTTTTATTTGGCTGGTTAGAATTATTCAATCGTTACACTCCCTGCTAAAATTTATTCTTCATATACGCAGGGCTTGAGAATGCCCACATACGGTAGATTGCGATATTTTTCGTCGAAGTCCAGGCCGTATCCGACCACAAATTCATCCGGGACGGCAAAGCCTTTGTAATCTGGCACAATGTTGACACGGCGACGTTCAGGCTTATCAAGCAAGGTCGCAATACGAATGCTTTTGGCATCCTTGGCGCCGATATGCTCTTTGAGATAAGCAAGCGTCATGCCAGAGTCGAGAATATCCTCGACAATCAGAATATCCCTGCCAGTGAGCACCTCGTCAAGGTCTTTAATAATTTTGACGACACCGGTGGTCTTGACGCCGCTGCCGTAACTGGAGACAGACATAAAATCAATTGAGGCCGGAATGGTAATGGCACGCATCAAGTCGGCCATAAATACCACCGAACCTTTGAGTACGCTGACCAGCATCAGGTTTTTGTCCTTATAATCCTCTGAAATCTGACGTCCTAGCTCCGCAACCTTATTCTTGATTTCCTCTTCAGAAATAAGTACCTTCTGAATATCATTTTGCACTTTTTGTCATTCCTCCTGTATTCTGATCAGCACTGCGCGCCGGGTATTCCGTGAAATGGCGGCCCGTTCGCTGACGCCAAGCCCTTCGATCCAGACGGGCCCTTTTTCATCGCTCAGGACAGCTAAGCCATCTCTGAGCAGCGCTGGAACGGTCATTGCATTGAGCAGTTTTTTTAGCGATTGTGTGCAATTATGCCCAACAAGCGCAATTCTATCACCAGCCGCACGCGGGCGCAGGGTGATAATCTCATTTATTCTATCACAGTCAATTGCGTTTTTAAATTGCAAACTACGGTTATTTACAAAAAATTTTATCTCTGTTATATCAATTTCGCATATTTGAAGAAAAACACCCTCATTTAGCGGGATTTTTATTGGTATCGTCGTCTCAGAGAGCGAAATTTGCCGTTCTTCAAGCCTTGGCGGCTTAAACAGTGTCTCAAGAAAAAGAGCTTCGCCGTCACAGCGCAGCGTGTTGCAGCCATCGAGCGAAACGCCCCCGCTGCCCACCAGCACCAGCTCGTCGACCAGTGCCAGTCGGTCAGCGTCGTAGCGCTGACCTGCTGTAAGCAGCATTTCTTTATAACAGCGCAACCGAACCGGTTTGGGCTGACTTATCAACGCCGCGCGCGACCATTTTGGCCGCCGTGGTAAAAGCGGTACCAAGCGTTTGGCCCAGTCCGGTAGAATTACAGGCGTTTCAGGCATAGCGGCCGCAGCTAACGCCTGCGCCGTCATCTGTCCCAAAAGCACTTTATCCGCCTGCAAAGCGTCAACAGTACGGCGCACCGCCTGCTCAAAGGACGGGTTGAGTGCCTTTAACAACGGTATCAGCGTATGTCGAATGCGGTTGCGCTTGTAATCATTTGAATGGTTGGTCGAATCAGTGACAAAATCCTGTCCCTGTTCTTTAAGATACTCCTCCACCTCATCGCGGGTACAGTTGATCAGCGGACGTATGATGTTATTTCTGACGGGTGGAATGCCGCACAGCCCCTCGAGCGCCGCGCCGCGCGTCAGATTCATCAGCAGCGTTTCGGCATTGTCAGAAAGAGTATGTGCTGTCGCAATTTTAGCGTCAGAATCAAGACTTTGCAGTGCTTGATACCGAAGGTCGCGCGCCCCCTCTTCGGTACCACAGCCATTTTGGGCGCAATAGGACAACACATCGACGTTTTTCACGACTAACGAAATACCCAGCCGACTGCAAAGCGCCCCGCAAAAACGCTCGTCACGAAGGCTTTCTTCCCCACGCAGATTATGGTTGATGTGGCAGGCCGAAAGCGTAATGCGTAATTCGTCTTTAAGAGAATATAAAACGCAAAGCAGGGCAACCGAATCCGCCCCGCCGGAAAGCCCGACAATGACGTTTTCGCCCTGCTTGAGCATATGGTGTGATTGAATGGTCTTTAAAACGCTATCCTTCATCCCGTACAAGCTCCGGTGTCGTGAAAGTCGTGTGCGCGCCATCCCAACCGAATTTGACACTTCCGGTTGTGCCATGGCGGTTTTTAGCCACGATACATTCGGCTTCGCCCTGTGGCACGTTGGGGTCGTCTTTGGCGTAGTAGGCCGCGCGGTAAAGCATCATGACAATATCGGCGTCCTGCTCGATCGAGCCGGATTCACGAAGATCCGACAGCATCGGCCGCCGGTCAGTACGTGTTTCAGGTCCGCGCGAAAGCTGCGACAGCACGATAACCGGCACATTGAACTCCTTCGCCATAATTTTAAGTGAACGCGTCATCTCCGAAACCTCTTGAA from Oscillospiraceae bacterium MB24-C1 includes the following:
- the ftsH gene encoding ATP-dependent zinc metalloprotease FtsH translates to MLIASSTFGLSNKESPYKYSEIVAFFDDNKVQEYTFDLGTGELKFKLKGETEEKIYTVPNTNLFINTVQEKVEEYNRENPSDRIPHELIPIATMPFWVSYLPTLLLILAMGALWWFTIKQSRGGGNISGFGKAKARTPDQGRRVTFADVAGADEEKAELVEVVEFLKSPERFNTLGARIPKGVLLVGPPGTGKTLLARAVAGEAGAPFFSISGSDFVEMFVGVGASRVRDLFEQAKKNAPAIIFIDEIDAVGRQRGAGLGGGHDEREQTLNQLLVEMDGFGSNTGVIVVAATNRRDILDPALLRPGRFDRQIVVGYPDIKGREEILKVHSKNKPLGPDVNLKTIASTTAGFTGADLENVLNEAALLAARKNLKAITMETVEEATIKVIAGPEKKSRLITEKDKRLTAYHEAGHAVVTYYMDTADKVHQVSIIPRGMAGGFTMSLPTEDKSYHTRKEMKENIITLLGGRVAEALVLDDISTGASNDIERATAIARAMVTRYGFSEKLGPVVYGHDQSEVFLGRDFNQSRNYSEEVASEIDNEIRNLVEEGFELAKKNLVEHMDQLVLIAETLIRCEKIDAEDFESLMSTGEMTSVKKNTAAPAAGNDKADEVAVIDKTDVTTSDDTITESLLGEEASSNDDVPPRA
- the hpt gene encoding hypoxanthine phosphoribosyltransferase — translated: MQNDIQKVLISEEEIKNKVAELGRQISEDYKDKNLMLVSVLKGSVVFMADLMRAITIPASIDFMSVSSYGSGVKTTGVVKIIKDLDEVLTGRDILIVEDILDSGMTLAYLKEHIGAKDAKSIRIATLLDKPERRRVNIVPDYKGFAVPDEFVVGYGLDFDEKYRNLPYVGILKPCVYEE
- a CDS encoding pitrilysin family protein: MLSETVACRRLEESYTRIVHPSGLTLMLCPMEGFSGAHALFATRCGSIDDSFAIGDEEYTTVPNGIAHFLEHKLFESEEGDAFEQYAKTGASANAYTSFDRTAYLFGCTDNFDQSIEILLNLVTKPYFTEKTVQKEQGIIGQEIRMYDDDPDWRVYFNLLGALYHNHPIRVDIAGTVESISEITAELLYRCYNAFYNLNNMVLSVAGNFDIDTVIKACDKILLPAAPVTVRTREVDEPQSVRERRVEQKLEVATPLFQIGFKGTPKSYRENILAQVTGEIVCDLAVGESTELYRTLYDEGLINASFGSEVMAGPNYLVNIFSGESRNPDEVFARILKGVEELQQNGISAEAFERARRAAYGRYAGVYSSVEAMAGMMVLASLADFSAYEPLELIDELTLNDAQAFLRENFDPARCALSVVRD
- the tilS gene encoding tRNA lysidine(34) synthetase TilS, translated to MKDSVLKTIQSHHMLKQGENVIVGLSGGADSVALLCVLYSLKDELRITLSACHINHNLRGEESLRDERFCGALCSRLGISLVVKNVDVLSYCAQNGCGTEEGARDLRYQALQSLDSDAKIATAHTLSDNAETLLMNLTRGAALEGLCGIPPVRNNIIRPLINCTRDEVEEYLKEQGQDFVTDSTNHSNDYKRNRIRHTLIPLLKALNPSFEQAVRRTVDALQADKVLLGQMTAQALAAAAMPETPVILPDWAKRLVPLLPRRPKWSRAALISQPKPVRLRCYKEMLLTAGQRYDADRLALVDELVLVGSGGVSLDGCNTLRCDGEALFLETLFKPPRLEERQISLSETTIPIKIPLNEGVFLQICEIDITEIKFFVNNRSLQFKNAIDCDRINEIITLRPRAAGDRIALVGHNCTQSLKKLLNAMTVPALLRDGLAVLSDEKGPVWIEGLGVSERAAISRNTRRAVLIRIQEE
- the lgt gene encoding prolipoprotein diacylglyceryl transferase — translated: MDSFIHLASADTAAKLAFPGLGLDFSISRVAVFIGPFTIYWYGIIVVTGIALGVIYATWRAAQFGVDKEKLSDVFLYAIIAGMLGARAYYVAFSWDYYKLHPEEIIQIWKGGIAFYGGIIAAILCGYLLCRRWKLPVVRALDASLGGLLLGQSIGRWGNFVNIEAFGGYYEGPWRMVSPVIDNYFHMHPDLLPGFTPDQVLQMSDIPVHPTFFYESAWTMLGFLFIVWYTKRRRFNGELTLMYFFINGLGRAVIEGLRTDSLTAGSIRVSQLLAGCMVVFAVVLWLAVYKKLADGTAPAWMLLTTPEPADATETADSTQTATTEQLQPEETMSEDHDTESADEASRSQD
- a CDS encoding insulinase family protein encodes the protein MTTNLIRTALSRGVNLSVLSDPKFKHNRISINLIVPLDAQTVSCNAILPFLLRKGSQSCKDFTQLNRRLDAMYGASLAADVSKSGGNQIITLGIKMLDDRFTLGGEALVQQAATLLRELLMEPLIEDGVFDRKEFFLERQNLIDTIESLINDKRSYALSQCRMLMGRNDSAALQKYGTVEQAQKLTPKDAAEAYRRLLDTAAVEIMFVGSGDPSAASEVMKKAFAGMTRAPQPFTDAKICPAGEETLKKVEYLDVAQSKMVLGFRSDKRGNMAEQSAMRLMTALYGGTPSSKLFLNVREKLSLCYYCAARYDRSSAVMFVDCGVEKENIESAKKEILVQLDEIRNGNFDDETLENTRLQIKNSLRAVSDYPGTLEEWYISRILSDEVATPEEEMRAIDAVTREQVIEAAKKIRLDAIYLLTSKEESVDA